Genomic segment of Gammaproteobacteria bacterium:
GATCGTAACGCGATGGGCACCCACCCTGCCAAGCTGTCTGCCAAAAAAGCCGGCAGCGATAGCACCCAGCAACGGAGCCAACACGATACCCAGATACACGCCCTTCATGCCCGTTATCCTTTCAGCGTATCCAGCTTGTCGACGTTAATGGTGCGGCGATTGCGGAACAGCACAACCAGGATCGCCAGCCCAATGGCCGCCTCCGCTGCGGCGACGGTGAGAATAAAGAAAACAAAGACCTGGCCGGCAGCATCCCCCAGAAAGTGAGAAAAGGCGACAAAGTTCATGTTCACCGAAAGCAGCATCAACTCAATGGCCATCAGCAAAATAATGACGTTTTTGCGGTTGATGAAAATGCCCGCCACGCTGAGGCAAA
This window contains:
- the nuoK gene encoding NADH-quinone oxidoreductase subunit NuoK, encoding MVSLTHFLVLGAVLFCLSVAGIFINRKNVIILLMAIELMLLSVNMNFVAFSHFLGDAAGQVFVFFILTVAAAEAAIGLAILVVLFRNRRTINVDKLDTLKG